A single window of Metallosphaera hakonensis JCM 8857 = DSM 7519 DNA harbors:
- the treH1 gene encoding alpha,alpha-trehalase TreH1 gives MLGFISNQITSAIIDGTSVVWFPVPKFDSPSIFSKLLDERGGEFAILPGNITSLSQEYEIPMILTTHVETDQGKMTITDLLPVGETIIIRKVESDFPFRVKFDPIFNYGLYRPVPDGNRRINPRGRDCVAFIYEYEGDVEPETENVWKFSMGKGYLVINYSSDLKHGPMSERTTTLSLDFSRPFQKTIEYWRRKITTSKTRKLSHLYDTSLAVLLGSIYAPSGGSIASPTTSLPEIVGGSRNWDYRFAWVRDSSITAEALLDAGYLVEARSIIRFLLSLVNFSSKPFFYPLYTIEGTIPPPERKLRWLSGFRNSRPVRIGNAASTQIQLDVEGFFMSSLHKYFDLTKDNVFVNDVFERLRYIADWEAENWSIKDSGIWEDRGDPQHYIHSKIMMWIAMERAGRISRSLGLGDPWRDSREKLYTWIMENSPGYFPRYQGSKEVDASILSAPLYGFVDVNDETFRKTLSRVEKELVKEGLVKRYSTDFMGEAKHPFLLTTLWLARVYIRLGDVRKAMNIVEKLDKVSGSLHLLGEHFDVSSNEFMGNFPQVFVHAQMVTTLKELESSWP, from the coding sequence ATGCTAGGTTTTATTTCCAACCAAATCACCTCCGCCATTATTGATGGAACTTCCGTAGTTTGGTTCCCCGTCCCAAAGTTTGACTCTCCATCTATTTTCTCCAAACTCCTGGACGAGAGGGGTGGGGAGTTCGCTATATTGCCTGGGAATATCACTTCATTGTCTCAAGAATATGAGATTCCGATGATCCTCACAACTCATGTGGAGACCGATCAGGGGAAGATGACCATAACAGACCTGTTACCGGTAGGAGAGACCATAATTATTAGAAAAGTTGAAAGCGACTTTCCCTTTAGAGTTAAGTTTGACCCAATCTTCAATTACGGATTATATAGACCTGTTCCCGACGGAAATAGGAGAATTAACCCTAGAGGAAGAGATTGCGTGGCGTTCATCTATGAATATGAAGGAGACGTGGAACCCGAGACCGAGAACGTATGGAAATTTTCTATGGGTAAAGGTTACTTAGTTATAAATTATTCATCTGACCTAAAACACGGTCCCATGAGTGAGAGAACAACGACGCTGTCCCTTGATTTTTCCAGACCTTTTCAAAAGACCATAGAATATTGGAGAAGAAAAATAACAACCTCGAAGACGAGAAAACTTTCCCATTTATATGATACCTCCCTGGCAGTTCTTCTGGGTTCAATCTACGCACCGTCCGGGGGTTCAATAGCTTCACCCACTACTTCACTTCCAGAGATTGTGGGTGGGTCAAGAAACTGGGACTATAGATTCGCCTGGGTTAGGGATTCCTCAATTACTGCAGAGGCTCTTCTGGACGCGGGATACTTGGTAGAGGCTAGATCCATTATTAGGTTCCTGCTATCATTGGTTAACTTCTCGTCAAAACCGTTCTTCTATCCCCTCTACACTATAGAGGGAACCATCCCTCCACCTGAAAGAAAGCTGAGATGGTTATCGGGATTCAGGAACTCGAGACCGGTTAGGATAGGTAACGCCGCGTCAACCCAAATACAGCTTGACGTGGAGGGCTTTTTCATGTCGTCGCTACATAAATATTTTGATCTGACAAAGGATAACGTTTTCGTTAATGATGTATTCGAGAGGTTACGTTACATTGCAGATTGGGAGGCCGAGAATTGGAGCATCAAGGATTCGGGAATTTGGGAGGATAGGGGAGATCCTCAACACTACATTCATTCTAAGATAATGATGTGGATCGCCATGGAGAGGGCCGGCAGAATCTCCCGGTCTCTGGGATTGGGAGATCCATGGAGAGACTCAAGGGAGAAACTATATACCTGGATAATGGAGAACTCGCCTGGATATTTCCCTAGGTATCAGGGAAGTAAGGAGGTTGATGCGTCTATCCTTTCTGCACCACTTTACGGTTTCGTAGATGTTAATGATGAGACCTTTAGAAAGACTCTCTCAAGAGTGGAGAAGGAGTTAGTTAAGGAAGGCTTAGTTAAAAGGTATTCGACTGACTTCATGGGAGAGGCCAAGCATCCGTTCCTCCTTACAACCCTCTGGTTAGCTAGGGTCTATATTAGACTCGGGGATGTCAGGAAGGCAATGAACATAGTTGAGAAATTAGATAAGGTATCTGGGTCTCTCCATCTACTGGGTGAGCACTTCGATGTTAGCTCCAACGAGTTCATGGGGAATTTTCCCCAGGTCTTCGTTCATGCCCAAATGGTTACGACTCTAAAGGAACTAGAGTCCTCATGGCCATGA